From Micromonas commoda chromosome 15, complete sequence, one genomic window encodes:
- a CDS encoding predicted protein produces the protein MSILERLDERDVLPRPGFDGDDQWGSVRCHLVFTHRTGRAFVSAPALAAASYVGKGVGQGVGHAPARGSRAGHYGVTFAGAPAGGCTYQVLPRRSHTWGAGGFGEYDPGDTVARPIRVVLFDCVVAVGHSVLVTVPARALVDAHEAAERSVRHELKEFLAEKEGKRLVEEATRARLDPYE, from the coding sequence atgtcgatcctcgagcgcctcgacgagcgcgacgtgctTCCCCGGCCCGGgttcgacggggacgaccaGTGGGGCTCGGTTCGTTGCCATTTGGTGTTTACGCAcaggacggggcgcgcgttcgtctccgcgccggcgctcgcggcggcgtcgtatGTCGGAAAAGGTGTCGGACAAGGTGTCGGacacgcgccggcgcggggcagCCGAGCGGGCCACTACGGCGTGACGTTCGCCggagcccccgccggcggatGCACGTACCAGGTGCTGCCTCGGAGGTCGCACACGTGGGGCGCGGGTGGTTTCGGCGAGTACGACCCGGGCGATACCGTCGCGCGTCCGATTCGAGTCGTCCTGTTCGACTGCGTCGTGGCTGTTGGTCACAGCGTTTTGGTGACGgtgccggcgcgggcgctggtggacgcgcacgaggcTGCGGAACGTAGCGTGCGGCACGAGCTGAAAGAGttcctcgcggagaaggagggtaagcggctcgtcgaggaggcaaCGCGTGCTAGGTTAGATCCGTACGAGTAA